In Neodiprion pinetum isolate iyNeoPine1 chromosome 6, iyNeoPine1.2, whole genome shotgun sequence, one genomic interval encodes:
- the LOC124221959 gene encoding calnexin isoform X3, which translates to MDRLFVTVLFSLLFSGFNADKDHIHNEDFSDTLNHGYRSPVPKGFAYLAEHFDDPEHFKKQWVLSQAKKDDIDEEIAKYDGIWKLEEASKYAQEGNTGLVLKSKARHAAISAPLSRPFYFEDKPLVVQYEVILQEGQECGGAYLKLLTLDSQHKDLKLFNDKTPYTVMFGPDKCGNDHKLHFIFRHQNPLNGSFEEKHCNKPKERLEDAFKDKQPHLYTLIIRPDNTFQVKLDNSVVNEGSLLDDFTPPVNPPLEIEDPNDKRPEDWDEREKIPDPLAIKPEDWDEDAPAQIIDEEAVIPDGWLEDESAMIPDSSAIKPEDWDNEMDGEWEPPMLSNPLCEKAPGCGPWKQPLKQNPRFKGKWLAPLINNPNYKGKWMPRLIHNPAYFNDEHPFKMTPIFAVGFELWSMSPDIFFDNIIITDSEEVAKKWSDDSFELHRAKIAQQNDKQDFKPEDREPLQNEELNEEESVADEEDTSAENKETDQKNKEETDGKQKEVVEPEESENSRESDEAVTEESINKEKPLEGGDGPRRRKPNKE; encoded by the exons ATGGATAGACTTTTTGTCACCGTCCTGTTCAGTCTGCTATTTAGCGGATTCAATGCAGACAAAGATCATATACACAATGAGGATTTCAGTGATACCTTAAATCATGGTTATCGAAGCCCGGTCCCTAAAGGGTTTGCCTACCTAGCTGAGCATTTCGATGACCCTGAACACTTTAAGAAACAATGGGTCTTATCTCAAGCTAAAAAGGATGATATTGATGAGGAAATAGCCAAATACGATG GTATTTGGAAGTTGGAAGAAGCTTCAAAATATGCTCAGGAAGGTAACACTGGATTAGTATTGAAAAGTAAGGCTCGTCATGCTGCCATCTCTGCTCCTTTGTCAAGACCTTTTTATTTCGAAGACAAACCTTTAGTCGTTCAGTATGAAGTGATACTACAAGAAGGTCAAGAATGCGGCGGTGCTTACCTTAAACTTCTGACTCTTGATTCTCAGCATAAAGACCTTAAACTCTTCAATGACAAGACTCCCTATACCGTTATGTTTGGGCCAGACAAATGTGGAAACGATCATAAG cTGCACTTCATTTTCCGTCATCAAAACCCTCTTAATGGTTCCTTTGAAGAAAAGCACTGCAACAAACCCAAAGAGCGTCTTGAAGACGCATTCAAGGACAAACAGCCTCATTTGTACACACTTATAATTCGACCAGACAATACTTTTCAAGTGAAGCTAGACAATAGCGTTGTAAATGAAGGTAGCCTACTGGATGACTTTACTCCACCTGTTAATCCACCTTTGGAGATTGAAGACCCTAATGATAAACGTCCGGAAGATTGGGATGAGAGGGAAAAGATACCTGATCCCTTAGCTATTAAGCCTGAGGACTGGGATGAAGATGCACCAGctcaaataattgatgaaGAAGCAGTAATTCCTGACGGTTGGCTAGAAGATGAGTCAGCGATGATACCTGATTCTAGCGCAATAAAGCCTGAAGACTGGGACAATGAAATGGATGGAGAATGGGAACCACCTATGTTGAGCAACCCGCTGTGCGAGAAAGCTCCAGGATGTGGTCCGTGGAAGCAACCATTGAAACAGAATCCCCGTTTCAAAGGAAAATGGTTGGCGCCGCTAATAAACAATCCTAATTACAAGGGTAAATGGATGCCTCGTCTTATACATAATCCTGCCTATTTTAACGACGAACATCCTTTCAAAATGACCCCAATT TTCGCAGTTGGATTTGAACTCTGGTCCATGTCACCTGATATCTTCTTtgacaatattattatcacaGATAGTGAAGAAGTTGCAAAGAAATGGTCTGATGATTCGTTTGAATTACATCGAGCAAAAATTGCTCAACAAAAC GATAAACAAGACTTCAAACCAGAAGATAGAGAGCCTTTGCAAAATGAAGAACTAAATGAAGAAGAGAGTGTGGCAGATGAAGAAGATACTAGTGCAGAGAACAAAGAGACTGACCAGAAGAATAAAGAAGAGACTgatggaaaacaaaaagaagttGTTGAACCTGAAGAGTCGGAGAACAGTAGAGAATCAGACGAAGCTGTGACGGAGGAGTCTATTAATAAG GAGAAGCCACTAGAAGGAGGTGATGGGCCTCGCCGAAGAAAGCCTAATAAAGAATGA
- the LOC124221961 gene encoding cilia- and flagella-associated protein 97 isoform X2, whose amino-acid sequence MAKSEVTASEKLMITGITQVREQANHKLSASVSIANKDCQIAGNYEETEDEISGASNKTENVAALNIYKPEDSLNGEEMESDDKSEYDVDSFCSDISCKESEVTNVTPHSSMSGCSSLLHSMDVNYIKRNLDVIRTRNGGDWHRDGKEDEDLSLSESEMTYLGKGEGTVILEQQRRQLIRCGRRNMSFTNEDLRKIERENQLLLRKIMSHQKPQGKTVKPISGPPRTSSSAINRKRQQKKIEEDNMVD is encoded by the exons ATGGCCAAATCTGAAGTAACAGCATCGGAGAAATTGATGATAACTGGTATCACCCAAGTTCGAGAGCAAGCAAACCACAAGTTGTCCGCATCAGTATCTATCGCAAACAAAGACTGCCAAATAGCTGGAAATTATGAGGAAACTGAGGATGAAATTTCCGGAGCTAGCAACAAAACTGAAAATGTAGCAGCTTTGAACATTTATAAACCAGAAGACAGTCTTAATGGAGAGGAAATGGAAAGCGATGACAAATCCGAGTACGACGTGGACTCATTTTGTTCGGATATTTCCTGCAAAGAATCTGAAGTTACAAATGTTACACCACATTCATCGATGAGCGGTTGCTCGTCGCTTTTGCATTCAATGGATGTCAACTATATTAAAAGAAATTTAGATGTTATTAGGACGAGGAACGGCGGAGATTGGCATAGAGATGGAAAAGAAGATGAGGATTTGTCTTTGTCGGAAAGCGAAATGACATACCTGGGCAAAGGCGAAGGCACAGTCATTTTAGAGCAGCAAAGAAGACAATTGATACGCTGTGGGAGAAGAAACATGAGCTTCACGAACGaagatttgcgaaaaattgagAGAGAAAACCAACTGCTACTCAGGAAGATAATGTCCCATCAAAAACCGCAGGGTAAAACTGTAAAGCCAATCTCAGGACCCCCAAGAACTAGTAGCTCTGCAATCAATAGAAAAAGACagcagaaaaaaatcgaagaagaCAATATG gttgattga
- the LOC124221961 gene encoding cilia- and flagella-associated protein 97 isoform X1 gives MAKSEVTASEKLMITGITQVREQANHKLSASVSIANKDCQIAGNYEETEDEISGASNKTENVAALNIYKPEDSLNGEEMESDDKSEYDVDSFCSDISCKESEVTNVTPHSSMSGCSSLLHSMDVNYIKRNLDVIRTRNGGDWHRDGKEDEDLSLSESEMTYLGKGEGTVILEQQRRQLIRCGRRNMSFTNEDLRKIERENQLLLRKIMSHQKPQGKTVKPISGPPRTSSSAINRKRQQKKIEEDNMMLLRRIQQAKSCAMPRTSVPGCKLTML, from the exons ATGGCCAAATCTGAAGTAACAGCATCGGAGAAATTGATGATAACTGGTATCACCCAAGTTCGAGAGCAAGCAAACCACAAGTTGTCCGCATCAGTATCTATCGCAAACAAAGACTGCCAAATAGCTGGAAATTATGAGGAAACTGAGGATGAAATTTCCGGAGCTAGCAACAAAACTGAAAATGTAGCAGCTTTGAACATTTATAAACCAGAAGACAGTCTTAATGGAGAGGAAATGGAAAGCGATGACAAATCCGAGTACGACGTGGACTCATTTTGTTCGGATATTTCCTGCAAAGAATCTGAAGTTACAAATGTTACACCACATTCATCGATGAGCGGTTGCTCGTCGCTTTTGCATTCAATGGATGTCAACTATATTAAAAGAAATTTAGATGTTATTAGGACGAGGAACGGCGGAGATTGGCATAGAGATGGAAAAGAAGATGAGGATTTGTCTTTGTCGGAAAGCGAAATGACATACCTGGGCAAAGGCGAAGGCACAGTCATTTTAGAGCAGCAAAGAAGACAATTGATACGCTGTGGGAGAAGAAACATGAGCTTCACGAACGaagatttgcgaaaaattgagAGAGAAAACCAACTGCTACTCAGGAAGATAATGTCCCATCAAAAACCGCAGGGTAAAACTGTAAAGCCAATCTCAGGACCCCCAAGAACTAGTAGCTCTGCAATCAATAGAAAAAGACagcagaaaaaaatcgaagaagaCAATATG atgcTGCTGAGGAGAATACAGCAAGCTAAGTCTTGTGCTATGCCTAGGACCTCAGTACCTGGTTGTAAACTGACAATGCTGTGA
- the LOC124221959 gene encoding calnexin isoform X1, with protein MDRLFVTVLFSLLFSGFNADKDHIHNEDFSDTLNHGYRSPVPKGFAYLAEHFDDPEHFKKQWVLSQAKKDDIDEEIAKYDGIWKLEEASKYAQEGNTGLVLKSKARHAAISAPLSRPFYFEDKPLVVQYEVILQEGQECGGAYLKLLTLDSQHKDLKLFNDKTPYTVMFGPDKCGNDHKLHFIFRHQNPLNGSFEEKHCNKPKERLEDAFKDKQPHLYTLIIRPDNTFQVKLDNSVVNEGSLLDDFTPPVNPPLEIEDPNDKRPEDWDEREKIPDPLAIKPEDWDEDAPAQIIDEEAVIPDGWLEDESAMIPDSSAIKPEDWDNEMDGEWEPPMLSNPLCEKAPGCGPWKQPLKQNPRFKGKWLAPLINNPNYKGKWMPRLIHNPAYFNDEHPFKMTPIFAVGFELWSMSPDIFFDNIIITDSEEVAKKWSDDSFELHRAKIAQQNETLWGRMMHSMNHKPGWWAIYFIYCAIPVVMYISYLIKRSGEDKQDFKPEDREPLQNEELNEEESVADEEDTSAENKETDQKNKEETDGKQKEVVEPEESENSRESDEAVTEESINKEKPLEGGDGPRRRKPNKE; from the exons ATGGATAGACTTTTTGTCACCGTCCTGTTCAGTCTGCTATTTAGCGGATTCAATGCAGACAAAGATCATATACACAATGAGGATTTCAGTGATACCTTAAATCATGGTTATCGAAGCCCGGTCCCTAAAGGGTTTGCCTACCTAGCTGAGCATTTCGATGACCCTGAACACTTTAAGAAACAATGGGTCTTATCTCAAGCTAAAAAGGATGATATTGATGAGGAAATAGCCAAATACGATG GTATTTGGAAGTTGGAAGAAGCTTCAAAATATGCTCAGGAAGGTAACACTGGATTAGTATTGAAAAGTAAGGCTCGTCATGCTGCCATCTCTGCTCCTTTGTCAAGACCTTTTTATTTCGAAGACAAACCTTTAGTCGTTCAGTATGAAGTGATACTACAAGAAGGTCAAGAATGCGGCGGTGCTTACCTTAAACTTCTGACTCTTGATTCTCAGCATAAAGACCTTAAACTCTTCAATGACAAGACTCCCTATACCGTTATGTTTGGGCCAGACAAATGTGGAAACGATCATAAG cTGCACTTCATTTTCCGTCATCAAAACCCTCTTAATGGTTCCTTTGAAGAAAAGCACTGCAACAAACCCAAAGAGCGTCTTGAAGACGCATTCAAGGACAAACAGCCTCATTTGTACACACTTATAATTCGACCAGACAATACTTTTCAAGTGAAGCTAGACAATAGCGTTGTAAATGAAGGTAGCCTACTGGATGACTTTACTCCACCTGTTAATCCACCTTTGGAGATTGAAGACCCTAATGATAAACGTCCGGAAGATTGGGATGAGAGGGAAAAGATACCTGATCCCTTAGCTATTAAGCCTGAGGACTGGGATGAAGATGCACCAGctcaaataattgatgaaGAAGCAGTAATTCCTGACGGTTGGCTAGAAGATGAGTCAGCGATGATACCTGATTCTAGCGCAATAAAGCCTGAAGACTGGGACAATGAAATGGATGGAGAATGGGAACCACCTATGTTGAGCAACCCGCTGTGCGAGAAAGCTCCAGGATGTGGTCCGTGGAAGCAACCATTGAAACAGAATCCCCGTTTCAAAGGAAAATGGTTGGCGCCGCTAATAAACAATCCTAATTACAAGGGTAAATGGATGCCTCGTCTTATACATAATCCTGCCTATTTTAACGACGAACATCCTTTCAAAATGACCCCAATT TTCGCAGTTGGATTTGAACTCTGGTCCATGTCACCTGATATCTTCTTtgacaatattattatcacaGATAGTGAAGAAGTTGCAAAGAAATGGTCTGATGATTCGTTTGAATTACATCGAGCAAAAATTGCTCAACAAAAC GAAACTTTATGGGGTAGAATGATGCATTCTATGAACCATAAGCCAGGATGGTGGGCCATATATTTCATCTACTGCGCTATACCTGTTGTTATGTACATCTCTTACCTAATCAAGCGCTCTGGAGag GATAAACAAGACTTCAAACCAGAAGATAGAGAGCCTTTGCAAAATGAAGAACTAAATGAAGAAGAGAGTGTGGCAGATGAAGAAGATACTAGTGCAGAGAACAAAGAGACTGACCAGAAGAATAAAGAAGAGACTgatggaaaacaaaaagaagttGTTGAACCTGAAGAGTCGGAGAACAGTAGAGAATCAGACGAAGCTGTGACGGAGGAGTCTATTAATAAG GAGAAGCCACTAGAAGGAGGTGATGGGCCTCGCCGAAGAAAGCCTAATAAAGAATGA
- the LOC124221959 gene encoding calnexin isoform X2, with translation MDRLFVTVLFSLLFSGFNADKDHIHNEDFSDTLNHGYRSPVPKGFAYLAEHFDDPEHFKKQWVLSQAKKDDIDEEIAKYDGIWKLEEASKYAQEGNTGLVLKSKARHAAISAPLSRPFYFEDKPLVVQYEVILQEGQECGGAYLKLLTLDSQHKDLKLFNDKTPYTVMFGPDKCGNDHKLHFIFRHQNPLNGSFEEKHCNKPKERLEDAFKDKQPHLYTLIIRPDNTFQVKLDNSVVNEGSLLDDFTPPVNPPLEIEDPNDKRPEDWDEREKIPDPLAIKPEDWDEDAPAQIIDEEAVIPDGWLEDESAMIPDSSAIKPEDWDNEMDGEWEPPMLSNPLCEKAPGCGPWKQPLKQNPRFKGKWLAPLINNPNYKGKWMPRLIHNPAYFNDEHPFKMTPIFAVGFELWSMSPDIFFDNIIITDSEEVAKKWSDDSFELHRAKIAQQNWSLWSQIAAFTVDHPWMWAIYVFVAGIPILLLVYCCCIPAQDKQDFKPEDREPLQNEELNEEESVADEEDTSAENKETDQKNKEETDGKQKEVVEPEESENSRESDEAVTEESINKEKPLEGGDGPRRRKPNKE, from the exons ATGGATAGACTTTTTGTCACCGTCCTGTTCAGTCTGCTATTTAGCGGATTCAATGCAGACAAAGATCATATACACAATGAGGATTTCAGTGATACCTTAAATCATGGTTATCGAAGCCCGGTCCCTAAAGGGTTTGCCTACCTAGCTGAGCATTTCGATGACCCTGAACACTTTAAGAAACAATGGGTCTTATCTCAAGCTAAAAAGGATGATATTGATGAGGAAATAGCCAAATACGATG GTATTTGGAAGTTGGAAGAAGCTTCAAAATATGCTCAGGAAGGTAACACTGGATTAGTATTGAAAAGTAAGGCTCGTCATGCTGCCATCTCTGCTCCTTTGTCAAGACCTTTTTATTTCGAAGACAAACCTTTAGTCGTTCAGTATGAAGTGATACTACAAGAAGGTCAAGAATGCGGCGGTGCTTACCTTAAACTTCTGACTCTTGATTCTCAGCATAAAGACCTTAAACTCTTCAATGACAAGACTCCCTATACCGTTATGTTTGGGCCAGACAAATGTGGAAACGATCATAAG cTGCACTTCATTTTCCGTCATCAAAACCCTCTTAATGGTTCCTTTGAAGAAAAGCACTGCAACAAACCCAAAGAGCGTCTTGAAGACGCATTCAAGGACAAACAGCCTCATTTGTACACACTTATAATTCGACCAGACAATACTTTTCAAGTGAAGCTAGACAATAGCGTTGTAAATGAAGGTAGCCTACTGGATGACTTTACTCCACCTGTTAATCCACCTTTGGAGATTGAAGACCCTAATGATAAACGTCCGGAAGATTGGGATGAGAGGGAAAAGATACCTGATCCCTTAGCTATTAAGCCTGAGGACTGGGATGAAGATGCACCAGctcaaataattgatgaaGAAGCAGTAATTCCTGACGGTTGGCTAGAAGATGAGTCAGCGATGATACCTGATTCTAGCGCAATAAAGCCTGAAGACTGGGACAATGAAATGGATGGAGAATGGGAACCACCTATGTTGAGCAACCCGCTGTGCGAGAAAGCTCCAGGATGTGGTCCGTGGAAGCAACCATTGAAACAGAATCCCCGTTTCAAAGGAAAATGGTTGGCGCCGCTAATAAACAATCCTAATTACAAGGGTAAATGGATGCCTCGTCTTATACATAATCCTGCCTATTTTAACGACGAACATCCTTTCAAAATGACCCCAATT TTCGCAGTTGGATTTGAACTCTGGTCCATGTCACCTGATATCTTCTTtgacaatattattatcacaGATAGTGAAGAAGTTGCAAAGAAATGGTCTGATGATTCGTTTGAATTACATCGAGCAAAAATTGCTCAACAAAAC TGGAGTCTGTGGAGCCAAATAGCTGCATTTACGGTTGATCATCCGTGGATGTGGGCTATTTACGTATTCGTTGCTGGTATTCCCATACTTCTACTAGTTTACTGCTGCTGTATTCCTGCTCAG GATAAACAAGACTTCAAACCAGAAGATAGAGAGCCTTTGCAAAATGAAGAACTAAATGAAGAAGAGAGTGTGGCAGATGAAGAAGATACTAGTGCAGAGAACAAAGAGACTGACCAGAAGAATAAAGAAGAGACTgatggaaaacaaaaagaagttGTTGAACCTGAAGAGTCGGAGAACAGTAGAGAATCAGACGAAGCTGTGACGGAGGAGTCTATTAATAAG GAGAAGCCACTAGAAGGAGGTGATGGGCCTCGCCGAAGAAAGCCTAATAAAGAATGA